In Mycobacterium sp. Aquia_216, a genomic segment contains:
- a CDS encoding FHA domain-containing protein codes for MVTTIPGLELRAGGRTWQASGGRSWSIGRAHEADIQLENPRVSRHHAVLQPTPAGWVLVNRSSNGMFVAGRRVESLAISQPVTVMLGSASSGQALEVYPIPQRPSPPGTQPVAPPTRPIGETTVARPPTAVHTIDQVVIGIGRGTDNHVVLDDLLVSRHHAVLRRSGNRWELVDSNSANGTYVNGNRINSAIIGPDDIVGIGHQLLHLSGDQLVEYVDTGDVSYEASNLRVVTNKGKVLLANIGFALPHRCFMAVVGPSGAGKSTLLSALTGFRPAGGGEVRYDNRDLYQNYAELRHRIGFVPQDDILHTALTVRRALNYAAQLRFPQDVSARERKQRIEEVLGELGLAAHANQRIDSLSGGQRKRTSVALELLTKPSLLFLDEPTSGLDPGYEKSVMQTLRALADDGRSVVVVTHNTAQLNLCDRLLILAPGGRLAYFGPPQHALSYFGCSDFADLFNLLEHDTTTDWTGRYVASPIHGALTGPHAALKAAAPAARAAKPVAQQSAFAQFTTLCRRYLAVIAADRQYSVTLLILPLLLSLFAHAVPGHAGLSLTKAIETKSTQPSQLLVLLIIGGALMGCAASIREIVKERAIYQREHGIGLSRGAYLASKVVVLAALTALQGLILGFLGVAGLPPPDQAVVLPWPRVEVAVAVVAVTVVSMMIGLLISAMIGNADRGMPLLVLVVMAELVLCGGMFGVKGRIPLEQLAWLSPSRWAYAMAASTIDLNDLRRTAAGDEDPLWDYEPGNWWMAAGACAVQAITLVILVALRLRQLDPQRKAAK; via the coding sequence ATGGTCACCACCATTCCCGGGTTGGAACTGCGGGCGGGTGGGCGTACCTGGCAGGCCAGCGGTGGCCGGTCCTGGAGCATCGGCCGCGCGCACGAGGCCGACATCCAGCTGGAGAACCCGAGGGTGTCGCGCCACCACGCGGTGCTGCAGCCGACACCGGCCGGCTGGGTCCTGGTCAACCGCAGCAGCAACGGGATGTTCGTGGCCGGGCGGCGAGTGGAATCCCTGGCGATCAGCCAGCCGGTCACCGTCATGCTGGGGTCGGCGTCCTCCGGGCAGGCGCTGGAGGTCTACCCCATTCCCCAACGACCCAGTCCCCCTGGGACACAACCCGTTGCGCCGCCGACCCGACCGATCGGCGAGACCACGGTGGCCCGGCCGCCGACCGCGGTACACACCATCGACCAGGTAGTCATCGGGATCGGCCGCGGAACCGACAACCACGTCGTGCTCGACGACTTGCTGGTCTCGCGCCACCATGCGGTGTTGCGTCGCTCCGGCAATCGGTGGGAACTCGTAGATAGCAACAGCGCCAACGGAACCTATGTCAACGGCAACCGGATCAACAGCGCGATCATCGGACCGGACGACATCGTCGGCATCGGCCACCAGCTGCTGCACCTGTCCGGTGACCAGCTGGTGGAATACGTCGACACCGGCGATGTGTCCTACGAGGCGTCGAACCTGCGGGTGGTCACCAACAAGGGCAAGGTGTTGTTGGCCAATATCGGTTTCGCTTTGCCGCACCGCTGCTTCATGGCGGTGGTGGGGCCAAGCGGCGCAGGGAAATCCACGTTGTTGAGCGCATTGACCGGGTTCCGCCCGGCCGGTGGCGGCGAGGTCCGATACGACAATCGCGACCTCTATCAGAACTACGCCGAGCTGCGACACCGGATCGGCTTCGTGCCGCAGGACGACATCCTGCACACTGCACTGACGGTACGCCGGGCGTTGAATTATGCTGCGCAGCTTCGGTTTCCGCAGGACGTCTCGGCCAGGGAACGAAAGCAGCGCATCGAAGAGGTGCTGGGCGAGCTGGGTCTGGCGGCCCATGCCAACCAGCGGATCGACAGCTTGTCCGGAGGTCAGCGCAAACGAACCAGTGTGGCGCTGGAATTGCTCACCAAACCGTCCCTGCTGTTCCTGGACGAACCCACGTCGGGCCTCGACCCGGGGTACGAGAAATCCGTCATGCAGACCCTGCGCGCCCTGGCCGATGACGGCCGATCCGTCGTGGTGGTGACACACAACACCGCGCAGCTGAATCTGTGCGACCGGCTGCTCATCTTGGCGCCGGGCGGTCGCCTGGCGTACTTCGGCCCGCCGCAACATGCGCTGAGCTACTTCGGTTGCAGCGACTTCGCCGACCTGTTCAACCTGCTCGAACACGACACCACGACGGACTGGACCGGCCGATACGTCGCGTCGCCCATTCACGGGGCTTTGACCGGGCCACACGCCGCCCTGAAAGCCGCGGCACCTGCCGCCCGCGCCGCGAAGCCGGTCGCCCAGCAGAGCGCGTTCGCCCAATTCACCACGCTGTGCCGGCGGTATCTGGCGGTCATCGCCGCCGATCGCCAGTATTCGGTGACGCTGCTGATCCTGCCCCTGCTGCTGAGCCTGTTCGCGCACGCCGTCCCGGGCCACGCCGGGCTGTCGCTGACCAAGGCCATCGAGACGAAGTCCACGCAGCCCTCTCAGCTGCTGGTGCTGCTGATCATCGGGGGCGCACTGATGGGCTGCGCCGCCTCGATCCGGGAGATCGTCAAGGAACGGGCCATCTACCAACGCGAGCACGGCATCGGGTTGTCCCGCGGCGCCTATCTGGCCTCCAAGGTGGTGGTGCTGGCCGCGTTGACCGCCTTGCAAGGACTGATTCTGGGATTCCTCGGGGTCGCCGGCCTGCCGCCGCCGGACCAGGCCGTCGTCCTGCCCTGGCCCAGGGTCGAAGTGGCGGTAGCGGTCGTCGCCGTCACGGTGGTCTCGATGATGATCGGCCTGCTGATTTCGGCGATGATCGGCAACGCCGACCGCGGCATGCCGCTGCTCGTGCTCGTCGTGATGGCCGAACTTGTGCTGTGCGGCGGGATGTTTGGGGTGAAGGGCCGTATCCCGCTGGAACAATTGGCGTGGCTGTCGCCGTCCCGCTGGGCGTACGCGATGGCCGCCTCGACCATCGATCTCAACGACCTGCGCCGCACCGCGGCCGGTGACGAGGATCCACTGTGGGATTACGAGCCCGGCAATTGGTGGATGGCCGCGGGTGCCTGCGCCGTACAGGCGATCACGCTGGTGATCCTGGTCGCGCTGCGACTCAGACAGCTTGACCCCCAACGGAAAGCGGCCAAGTGA
- a CDS encoding serine/threonine-protein kinase PknH/PknJ yields the protein MSEGQASREGSTFGPYHLKRLLGRGGMGEVYEAEHTVKEWTVAIKLMSDQFSSDPVFRERMKREARTAGRLQEPHVVPIHDYGEIDGKMFMEMRLVEGTDLDSLLKRYGPLTPPRAVAIITQIASALDAAHAAGVMHRDVKPPNILVTRDDFAYLVDFGIASATTDEKLTQLGTAVGTWKYMAPERFTNDEVTYRADIYALACVLHECLTGAPPYRADSAGVLVKAHMSDPIPQPSAVRAGIPKAFDAVIARGMAKKPEDRYASAGDMALAAHEALSNPDQDHADNILRRSQEATLPGTAKLEQPPTIAGTAMAPPVQRPSTPPPPTPTPYPRPSSTPVPSPSPSPRPWAPESGPVPAPSQRVSGPQYYQASSANWGGPPPGAPPPAGPTAWALGQQPPPKPKRNPWPIIAAAAVVLVVVVSAVAIWLIIPDPKPPPEPIAAERLSSLLLSSSDVNAIMGATNIQPGKPITQMGTSSMTVSIPDCKGALYTTQDQVYAGSGFTGINGLVSQEPGDNNDHWVNQAVVAFPTADKSKAFLQSSLEKWKNCAGQTVTVTSSSNKTYRWTFAPIQGGPPKISVLQTQEGADGWQCEHTMSVANNVVVDINACGYHINDQASQIADKIVDKVNNV from the coding sequence ATGAGCGAGGGGCAGGCCTCACGGGAGGGCTCGACGTTTGGGCCTTACCACCTGAAACGGCTGCTCGGCCGGGGCGGGATGGGCGAGGTTTACGAGGCCGAGCACACCGTCAAAGAGTGGACGGTCGCGATCAAGCTGATGTCGGACCAGTTCAGCTCGGACCCCGTGTTTCGCGAGCGGATGAAGCGCGAAGCGCGCACCGCGGGCCGTTTGCAGGAACCGCACGTCGTGCCGATCCACGACTACGGCGAAATCGACGGAAAAATGTTCATGGAGATGCGCCTCGTCGAGGGCACCGACCTGGACAGCTTGCTCAAACGCTATGGGCCGCTGACGCCGCCGCGCGCGGTCGCCATCATCACCCAGATCGCCTCGGCCCTCGATGCGGCCCATGCCGCCGGGGTCATGCATCGCGACGTCAAGCCGCCCAACATCCTGGTCACTCGCGATGATTTCGCCTACCTGGTCGACTTCGGCATCGCCAGCGCCACCACCGACGAGAAGCTCACCCAGCTCGGCACCGCGGTAGGCACCTGGAAATACATGGCCCCGGAGAGATTCACCAACGACGAGGTGACCTACCGCGCCGATATCTACGCGTTGGCCTGTGTGTTGCACGAATGCTTGACCGGCGCCCCGCCTTATCGCGCGGACAGCGCCGGCGTGCTGGTCAAGGCCCACATGAGCGATCCCATCCCGCAGCCCAGCGCGGTGCGCGCCGGGATTCCCAAGGCCTTCGACGCGGTGATCGCACGGGGGATGGCCAAAAAGCCCGAGGACCGCTACGCCAGCGCCGGCGACATGGCGCTCGCGGCCCACGAAGCGCTCAGCAATCCCGACCAGGACCACGCCGACAACATCCTGCGTCGCAGCCAGGAAGCCACCCTGCCGGGCACCGCGAAGCTCGAGCAACCACCGACCATCGCGGGCACCGCGATGGCGCCTCCCGTACAGCGGCCCAGCACACCGCCGCCGCCCACTCCGACGCCGTATCCACGGCCGAGTTCCACTCCGGTGCCATCGCCCTCGCCCAGCCCACGGCCCTGGGCTCCCGAGAGCGGCCCCGTCCCCGCCCCGAGCCAGCGCGTCTCCGGCCCGCAGTACTACCAGGCCAGCAGCGCCAACTGGGGCGGCCCACCACCGGGCGCACCTCCACCCGCCGGCCCCACTGCCTGGGCGCTGGGACAGCAGCCCCCACCCAAGCCCAAACGCAACCCCTGGCCGATCATCGCCGCGGCGGCGGTGGTGCTCGTGGTCGTCGTCAGTGCGGTGGCCATTTGGCTGATCATCCCCGATCCGAAGCCGCCGCCCGAACCGATAGCGGCCGAGCGGCTCAGCTCGTTGCTGCTGAGCTCCTCGGATGTCAACGCCATCATGGGCGCGACGAACATCCAGCCCGGGAAACCGATCACGCAGATGGGCACCTCCTCGATGACGGTGTCGATACCGGACTGCAAGGGAGCGCTCTACACGACTCAGGATCAGGTATACGCCGGCAGCGGCTTCACCGGCATCAACGGACTGGTGTCCCAAGAGCCGGGAGACAACAACGACCATTGGGTCAACCAAGCCGTGGTCGCGTTTCCGACCGCCGATAAATCCAAGGCGTTTCTGCAGAGCTCGCTCGAAAAATGGAAGAACTGCGCCGGCCAGACGGTGACCGTCACAAGTTCAAGCAACAAGACCTATCGGTGGACTTTCGCCCCAATCCAAGGCGGCCCACCGAAGATATCGGTGCTGCAGACTCAAGAAGGCGCCGACGGCTGGCAGTGCGAGCACACGATGAGTGTGGCGAACAACGTGGTCGTCGACATCAACGCATGCGGATACCACATCAACGATCAGGCCAGCCAGATCGCCGACAAGATCGTCGACAAAGTCAACAACGTCTAG